In Arachis stenosperma cultivar V10309 chromosome 1, arast.V10309.gnm1.PFL2, whole genome shotgun sequence, one DNA window encodes the following:
- the LOC130978804 gene encoding protein MAIN-LIKE 1-like — protein MGDDPGRLYRLDGVAHIAGVINDEPRRCISSVRRQQGMRLDERYVPYLQMAGLYHLARLNDRWFQLDEPLVSAFVERWRPETHTFHMPFGECTITLQDVAYQLGLPVDGDYVSGCLTDFHLYIEGGRPAWQWFHELLGVLPPENQVQKFAVNCTCFQETFAECPDGVDEETVRRFARAYIMMLLGTQLFADKSVNRIHIRWLPYVARLEEMGRYSWGSAALAWLYRCMCRVTNRHVVKLAGPLQLLQSWIF, from the exons ATGGGGGACGATCCGGGAAGGCTATATCGTTTGGATGGAGTAGCTCATATCGCCGGTGTGATCAACGACGAG CCTCGTCGTTGCATATCCAGCGTTAGGCGGCAGCAGGGGATGCGTCTTGATGAGAGGTACGTTCCGTACTTGCAGATGGCCGGATTGTACCATCTTGCGAGACTGAACGACAGATGGTTCCAACTAGACGAGCCCCTAGTCAGCGCATTCGTCGAGAGGTGGCGGCCTGAGACGCACACCTTCCACATGCCGTTCGGAGAGTGCACCATCACGCTTCAGGACGTCGCATACCAGCTGGGGTTGCCAGTCGACGGGGATTACGTTAGTGGCTGCCTGACAGACTTCCACCTTTACATTGAGGGTGGGAGACCTGCTTGGCAGTGGTTCCATGAGTTGCTCGGTGTTTTACCTCCCGAGAACCAGGTGCAGAAATTCGCAGTCAACTGCACCTGTTTTCAGGAGACATTTGCAGAGTGTCCAGACGGGGTTGATGAGGAGACAGTTAGGCGCTTTGCCCGGGCCTATATCATGATGTTATTGGGCACGCAGCTGTTTGCCGACAAGTCCGTCAATCGTATACACATCAGATGGCTACCTTATGTTGCTCGGCTTGAGGAGATGGGTCGCTACAGTTGGGGGTCGGCGGCACTAGCATGGTTGTACAGGTGCATGTGCCGAGTCACCAACAGACATGTGGTGAAGTTAGCTGGCCCTTTACAGTTACTACAGTCTTGGATCTTCTAG